In a single window of the Bacillus mycoides genome:
- the cotJC gene encoding spore coat protein CotJC, with the protein MWIYEKKLQYPVKVSTCNPALAKLLVEQYGGADGELAAALRYLNQRYTIPDKVVGLLTDIGTEEFAHLEMIATMIYKLTKDATPEQMKAAGLDAHYANHDSALFYHNAGGVPFTATYIQAKGDPIADLYEDIAAEEKARATYQWLIDLSDDPDINDSLRFLREREIVHSQRFREAVEILKEERDRQIYF; encoded by the coding sequence ATGTGGATTTATGAAAAAAAATTACAATATCCTGTTAAAGTGAGTACTTGTAATCCAGCACTCGCAAAATTATTAGTTGAACAGTACGGTGGTGCGGACGGTGAATTAGCCGCTGCTCTTCGCTACTTAAATCAACGTTATACAATTCCTGATAAAGTCGTTGGCTTACTAACCGATATTGGTACAGAAGAGTTCGCACATTTAGAAATGATTGCTACAATGATTTATAAATTAACAAAAGATGCAACACCTGAACAAATGAAAGCTGCCGGATTAGACGCGCATTATGCGAATCATGATAGCGCCTTGTTTTACCATAATGCAGGTGGTGTTCCTTTTACTGCCACTTACATTCAAGCGAAAGGAGATCCTATCGCAGATTTATACGAGGATATTGCAGCTGAAGAAAAAGCACGAGCGACTTATCAATGGCTAATTGATTTATCAGACGATCCCGATATAAATGATAGCTTACGCTTTTTACGCGAACGAGAAATTGTCCATTCTCAACGTTTCCGAGAGGCTGTAGAAATTTTAAAAGAAGAACGTGATAGGCAAATTTATTTTTAA
- a CDS encoding spore coat associated protein CotJA gives MDKFMKSYIPYHGPNDPCPPIGKKYYSTPPHLYMGFQPTNLPQFTPKEALRKGTLWPAFYDYYENPYKKGR, from the coding sequence ATGGATAAATTCATGAAATCCTACATACCTTATCATGGTCCAAACGATCCTTGTCCTCCAATTGGAAAGAAATATTACTCAACTCCCCCGCACTTATATATGGGTTTTCAACCAACTAATTTACCCCAATTCACACCAAAAGAAGCTTTAAGAAAAGGGACTTTATGGCCTGCTTTTTATGATTATTATGAAAATCCTTACAAAAAAGGAAGGTGA
- a CDS encoding DUF3992 domain-containing protein: MGMRSSSLSCCSNKTLVQDQVCADWSITGAGTQIVYTNNLTQEIYGSGYVKYDTGANPITVDFLVGATVVDTITVQPQSSGTFTVRHFTTVRITTTGTTVNQGEFCITVRYSIS; encoded by the coding sequence ATGGGAATGAGAAGTTCCAGTTTGTCTTGTTGTTCTAATAAAACGCTTGTGCAAGATCAAGTATGTGCAGACTGGTCAATTACAGGTGCGGGTACTCAAATTGTCTATACGAATAATCTTACACAAGAAATATACGGTTCAGGTTATGTAAAATATGATACAGGTGCAAATCCGATTACAGTGGATTTTTTAGTAGGTGCTACAGTAGTCGATACGATTACTGTACAACCGCAAAGTAGTGGTACTTTCACAGTGAGGCACTTTACTACTGTTCGAATTACAACGACGGGAACGACTGTTAATCAAGGAGAGTTTTGTATTACAGTACGTTACTCAATTTCATAA
- a CDS encoding LamG-like jellyroll fold domain-containing protein produces MERTALRKVKGLIGLLMVFVLAFVSLPWSTSVKAEEKKQEKAPSEKKIVFPVVSDVHIKDSGTDDTFRWKRAIEQFNTLAPKQDAFVIVGDFTDSGSVKQYDRFMQVYNENANKDAVRMNSLGNHDYWNGLSVEGAQKRFLEKTGMESVYYHKVVKGYHFLVMSPEDGTTHGYYSDKQINWLKEEMAKAQKDDPEKPIFVFLHQHIKDTVYGSQEWGTKDSAKINAVLKEYPQVITFSGHSHYPLDDPRSIHQKDFTSVGTSSVSYMEVEGGKVQGNIPPGASTLSQGLLVEVDDKEVTINRRDFHTNSWTGEPWKIKLPTKKEGFNYGEDRDKEKPYFAKDAKLAVSNVTENAATVTFPQALDNLLVHSYRLQAKDKQTGEIKNKLLAFSEFYRDPVPKELTFTLAGLDGGKTYTLEVVAIDSFGNESVQPLTAEITTKKDNIDPNVKVPKADVFDVNFADGTFKDSSSFGTKGDVKGNVTIEYDKALKKNVMKLNGKANTFGYLPFSAAQKEKVANSFTLETVFSMNEIRGQGILQNTESGGIGFESTGSGYVELWAHIGGSYKRVGVQLEANKTYHLTGTYNGSEVAIYVDGKKVNSQPAQGKVYHPNVPFALGADPDSNGNGGIPLNGQIALAKLYSKALSSSEVVAAYNEFSTRTKLEQVNTLYEEIGKVKEVLAGTYEFGEKPGQYSQAAFNELQRSYDNAKKVFENIASTGEQIVQTYNELKTANQTFVQSKVAEEQPKTPKEKLQVNIESAKALVKKAQDGNVTDGSVKSLSQKITVAEAVLKDKNVKDEYVESMNRTLEHAISLVEKSINK; encoded by the coding sequence GTGGAAAGAACTGCTTTACGAAAAGTAAAAGGTCTTATTGGATTATTAATGGTGTTTGTATTGGCATTTGTATCATTACCGTGGAGTACGTCGGTTAAAGCGGAAGAGAAAAAGCAAGAAAAGGCACCAAGTGAGAAGAAAATCGTTTTCCCAGTTGTAAGTGATGTGCATATTAAAGATAGTGGAACAGATGATACGTTCCGCTGGAAAAGAGCGATTGAGCAATTTAATACGCTTGCACCAAAGCAAGATGCGTTTGTCATTGTAGGTGATTTTACTGATTCGGGTTCAGTAAAGCAATATGATCGTTTTATGCAAGTGTATAACGAAAATGCAAATAAAGATGCGGTACGAATGAATTCTCTAGGTAATCATGATTATTGGAACGGCTTATCTGTAGAGGGAGCACAGAAGCGTTTCTTAGAAAAGACAGGAATGGAATCGGTTTATTATCATAAGGTGGTAAAAGGGTATCATTTCCTTGTTATGTCTCCAGAGGATGGGACAACACATGGCTATTATTCGGACAAGCAAATTAATTGGTTAAAAGAAGAAATGGCAAAGGCACAAAAAGATGATCCAGAAAAACCGATTTTTGTGTTTTTACATCAACATATTAAAGATACAGTGTACGGTAGCCAAGAATGGGGAACGAAAGATAGTGCGAAAATTAATGCGGTATTAAAAGAATACCCACAAGTAATTACGTTTTCAGGTCATTCACATTATCCGTTAGATGATCCAAGATCGATTCATCAAAAAGATTTTACGTCTGTTGGAACATCTTCTGTAAGCTATATGGAAGTTGAAGGCGGTAAAGTACAAGGGAATATCCCGCCAGGAGCTAGTACATTAAGCCAAGGTTTATTGGTAGAGGTAGATGACAAAGAGGTAACAATTAATCGCCGTGATTTCCATACAAACTCTTGGACAGGTGAGCCTTGGAAAATTAAATTACCAACGAAAAAAGAAGGATTCAACTATGGAGAAGATCGTGATAAAGAAAAGCCATACTTTGCGAAGGATGCAAAGCTTGCTGTATCAAATGTAACGGAAAATGCGGCAACAGTAACATTCCCGCAAGCATTGGACAACCTTCTTGTTCATTCTTATCGCTTGCAAGCAAAGGATAAACAAACAGGTGAGATTAAAAATAAGCTATTAGCATTCTCAGAGTTTTATCGAGATCCAGTGCCGAAAGAACTGACATTTACACTTGCAGGACTAGATGGCGGGAAAACATATACACTTGAAGTTGTTGCGATTGATTCATTTGGCAATGAAAGTGTACAACCATTAACGGCAGAAATTACTACGAAAAAAGATAATATTGACCCGAATGTGAAAGTACCAAAGGCAGATGTTTTTGATGTAAACTTTGCAGATGGTACATTTAAAGACAGTTCATCATTTGGTACAAAAGGTGATGTTAAGGGCAATGTGACTATTGAATATGATAAAGCATTGAAAAAGAATGTTATGAAGTTAAACGGAAAAGCAAATACATTTGGATACCTTCCATTTTCAGCAGCACAAAAAGAAAAAGTAGCAAATTCATTTACGTTAGAAACTGTATTTTCAATGAATGAAATTCGTGGACAAGGTATTTTGCAAAATACAGAGAGCGGTGGAATTGGTTTTGAGTCTACAGGAAGTGGCTATGTAGAATTATGGGCTCATATTGGTGGAAGCTATAAACGTGTGGGTGTTCAATTAGAAGCAAACAAAACGTATCATTTAACAGGAACATATAACGGCAGTGAAGTAGCAATTTATGTAGATGGTAAAAAAGTAAATAGTCAGCCGGCTCAAGGGAAAGTATATCACCCGAACGTACCATTCGCACTTGGTGCAGATCCTGATAGCAACGGAAATGGCGGTATTCCGTTAAATGGACAAATTGCATTAGCAAAATTATATAGTAAAGCATTAAGTTCTTCAGAAGTAGTAGCGGCATATAACGAGTTTTCTACTCGTACAAAATTAGAGCAAGTAAATACGTTATATGAAGAAATCGGAAAAGTGAAAGAAGTATTGGCAGGTACTTATGAATTTGGTGAAAAGCCAGGTCAGTATTCACAAGCAGCTTTTAACGAATTACAAAGAAGCTATGACAATGCAAAGAAAGTGTTTGAGAATATAGCGAGTACAGGAGAACAAATTGTTCAAACGTATAATGAATTAAAAACAGCAAACCAAACATTTGTCCAATCAAAGGTAGCAGAAGAACAGCCAAAAACACCGAAAGAAAAATTACAAGTGAATATTGAATCTGCAAAAGCTTTAGTAAAGAAAGCGCAAGATGGAAATGTAACAGACGGTTCTGTTAAATCATTAAGTCAAAAAATCACAGTTGCGGAAGCTGTGTTAAAAGATAAAAATGTAAAAGATGAGTATGTGGAATCAATGAATCGTACGCTAGAGCATGCGATTTCACTTGTTGAGAAAAGCATAAACAAATAA
- a CDS encoding spore coat protein CotJB — translation MTQTLPDEYYKWIEELQELDFVLVELTLYLDTHPDDTAAINQFNDFSYKRRVLKQKIEERYGPLQQFGNSYSNAPWEWSKGPWPWQI, via the coding sequence GTGACACAAACATTGCCTGATGAATATTACAAATGGATTGAAGAACTGCAAGAATTAGACTTTGTATTAGTTGAACTTACTCTCTATTTAGATACGCATCCCGACGATACTGCAGCTATAAATCAATTCAACGATTTTTCTTATAAACGAAGAGTATTAAAACAAAAAATTGAAGAAAGATACGGACCACTTCAGCAGTTTGGAAACAGTTATTCTAACGCCCCATGGGAATGGAGCAAAGGACCGTGGCCATGGCAAATATAA
- a CDS encoding cation:proton antiporter, which translates to MLFYFELVVILLCTKLAGDISVRLGQPSVLGKLIVGIIIGPALLGIINSSELIDELSEIGVLLLMFMAGLETDLEELNRNLKSAFAVAMGGIIFPFLGGYLAGLAFGMLQSHAIFLGLLLCATSVSISVQTLRDLGKMNTRESTTILGAAVFDDVIVVILLAFVMSFLGTQDVNVTLVIAKKIIFFVSIVFISWKVVPWIMKMLVPLRVTEALISAALIICFSFSYYSEMMGIAGIIGAFAAGIAISQTEYKHEVEHKIEPIAYAIFVPVFFVSIGMEITFQGIGSQLWFIIIMTLIAIFTKLIGSGLGARLTGFNLQSSISIGAGMVSRGEVALIIAANGLAANLLAKENFTAIVIVVILTTIITPPLLKKYFV; encoded by the coding sequence ATGTTATTTTATTTTGAACTTGTCGTCATTTTACTTTGTACGAAATTAGCTGGTGATATTAGCGTTAGACTTGGCCAGCCTTCTGTACTCGGTAAATTAATCGTTGGTATTATTATCGGTCCGGCTTTGCTAGGTATTATTAATAGTTCAGAACTTATTGATGAGCTTAGCGAAATTGGTGTTTTGCTACTTATGTTTATGGCAGGACTCGAAACTGATTTAGAAGAGTTAAATCGTAATTTAAAATCTGCATTCGCAGTAGCGATGGGAGGAATTATTTTCCCATTCCTTGGTGGGTATTTAGCAGGACTTGCGTTTGGAATGTTACAGTCGCATGCGATCTTTTTAGGGTTATTACTTTGTGCCACTTCGGTTAGTATTTCTGTTCAAACACTAAGAGATTTAGGGAAAATGAATACGAGAGAAAGTACGACGATTTTAGGTGCAGCTGTATTTGATGATGTAATTGTCGTTATTTTATTAGCATTTGTGATGAGTTTTTTAGGTACACAAGATGTAAATGTAACGCTAGTCATTGCAAAGAAAATTATCTTTTTTGTAAGTATTGTTTTCATCTCTTGGAAAGTTGTTCCATGGATTATGAAAATGCTCGTACCACTTCGCGTAACAGAAGCATTAATTAGTGCAGCTCTTATTATTTGTTTCTCTTTTTCGTATTACAGTGAAATGATGGGGATTGCAGGTATTATTGGAGCATTCGCAGCTGGAATTGCCATTTCTCAAACAGAGTATAAGCATGAAGTAGAACATAAAATTGAACCAATTGCTTATGCAATATTTGTTCCAGTGTTCTTCGTAAGTATCGGAATGGAAATTACATTTCAAGGTATAGGAAGCCAGCTTTGGTTCATTATCATCATGACTCTTATTGCGATATTCACAAAGTTAATCGGATCAGGTTTAGGCGCAAGACTGACAGGATTCAACCTTCAATCTTCTATTAGTATCGGTGCGGGAATGGTTTCGCGCGGAGAAGTGGCGCTTATCATCGCAGCAAATGGACTTGCGGCGAATTTGTTAGCGAAAGAAAATTTCACAGCGATTGTCATTGTTGTTATATTGACGACAATTATTACGCCGCCGCTTTTGAAGAAGTATTTTGTATAA
- a CDS encoding DUF3992 domain-containing protein yields MSCECSGSALTCCPDKNYVQDKVCSPWSATVVATAIDNVLYTNNINQNVIGTGFVKYDVGPGPITVEALDSAGATIDTQTLNPGTSIAFTYRRFDSIQVVLPATPAGTYQGEFCITTRYSLS; encoded by the coding sequence ATGTCTTGTGAGTGCTCAGGGTCAGCATTAACTTGCTGTCCAGATAAAAATTATGTGCAAGATAAAGTGTGTAGTCCGTGGTCTGCTACTGTAGTTGCAACAGCAATTGATAATGTTCTCTATACAAATAATATTAACCAAAACGTAATTGGTACTGGTTTTGTTAAATATGATGTTGGACCAGGCCCGATTACTGTAGAAGCACTTGATTCTGCTGGGGCTACAATTGATACACAAACATTAAACCCAGGAACCAGTATTGCTTTTACGTATCGCCGCTTTGATAGTATACAAGTTGTGTTACCTGCAACACCTGCTGGAACGTATCAGGGAGAATTTTGTATTACGACACGCTATTCACTTTCGTAG
- a CDS encoding S-Ena type endospore appendage, which produces MKNKKNIGCFAPLSIICPDPCPPPPPPNSSCERVTNEFAGNFLITNNTIPSTKDALQSMILWQSDGILLISGTVSVYNSTSSTEAITIQIIGAVTNIFTVFPGNTISYMGKDFQSVSIINIQSNPSLYLEGKYCCQFTCCL; this is translated from the coding sequence TTGAAGAACAAAAAAAATATTGGCTGTTTCGCTCCTTTATCTATCATTTGTCCAGACCCTTGTCCACCGCCCCCTCCTCCAAATTCAAGTTGTGAGCGAGTAACAAATGAATTTGCAGGGAATTTCCTCATAACTAACAACACCATTCCCTCTACCAAAGATGCACTACAATCAATGATACTGTGGCAAAGTGATGGGATACTGCTTATATCAGGTACTGTCTCGGTTTACAATAGTACTAGCAGCACTGAAGCAATTACAATTCAAATCATTGGAGCAGTAACCAATATTTTCACTGTATTTCCTGGTAATACAATATCTTATATGGGTAAAGATTTTCAATCCGTCAGTATTATTAATATACAGAGTAATCCTTCTCTATATTTAGAAGGCAAGTACTGTTGCCAATTTACATGTTGCTTATAA
- a CDS encoding DedA family protein, whose product MEQIILDIIEFLKQFSYFGVVLALTFEFIPAEVVLPMVGYWVYEGDMNFWLAVLAGTLGGTTGPLTLYALGYYGGRPLLIKYGKYFFIKEEQIQKADDFFAKYGPVVAFVGRFVPGVRTLISVPCGMAKMNIWKFSIYTFVAMFPLTTLYIYFGMKLGPHWEKAAGVVGQYMLPILGGVLLIVASIFIYKFMKKRNKTESI is encoded by the coding sequence ATGGAGCAAATTATTTTAGATATAATCGAGTTTTTAAAGCAGTTTTCTTATTTTGGAGTTGTGTTAGCATTAACGTTTGAATTTATTCCAGCAGAAGTAGTTTTGCCCATGGTTGGGTATTGGGTATATGAGGGAGATATGAATTTTTGGCTAGCTGTATTAGCAGGGACACTTGGCGGAACTACAGGACCGTTAACGTTATATGCACTCGGTTATTACGGTGGTCGCCCTCTATTAATAAAATACGGGAAATACTTCTTTATTAAAGAAGAACAAATTCAAAAAGCAGATGATTTCTTTGCGAAGTATGGTCCAGTTGTGGCATTTGTTGGACGCTTCGTACCAGGAGTTCGAACACTTATTTCTGTACCGTGTGGTATGGCAAAAATGAACATATGGAAATTTAGCATATATACATTTGTAGCAATGTTCCCGTTAACGACTTTGTATATTTATTTTGGAATGAAATTAGGTCCGCATTGGGAAAAAGCGGCGGGCGTTGTTGGACAATATATGTTACCGATATTAGGAGGCGTTCTTCTTATCGTGGCTAGTATCTTTATCTATAAATTTATGAAAAAACGAAACAAAACTGAATCTATTTAG
- a CDS encoding DUF2935 domain-containing protein, with the protein MDRMYEESALFEHKFWLKVLGDHAQFLLDALAPQEKEDIQKATYFVEKFTNFLNEIHTVNFIAFSKDAEQAAEEIRAFKLNIIQKQLEGKIVIHFTPTFINHMVNEVEEYITVLEYLGRGKVPPVFHELHYHLAWLTDAAGHAGSISGGLDVVEKGLKEKSDLFAKHFEQFYLKAVEMTGYLRAELKHFPALKKFTKDVSLELKLFSHFLREVEELELSEQILSSLSARMADHMAREECYYLLKLAQSSGLEIPKCNPL; encoded by the coding sequence GTGGATAGAATGTATGAAGAAAGCGCACTGTTTGAACATAAATTTTGGCTCAAAGTTCTCGGGGATCATGCTCAGTTTTTACTAGATGCTTTAGCTCCACAGGAGAAAGAAGATATACAGAAAGCCACCTATTTTGTAGAAAAATTCACGAACTTTTTAAATGAAATTCATACTGTAAATTTTATTGCATTTTCAAAAGATGCAGAACAAGCTGCAGAGGAGATTCGAGCATTTAAATTAAATATTATACAAAAGCAATTGGAAGGTAAAATTGTGATTCATTTTACTCCGACTTTTATTAATCATATGGTAAATGAAGTGGAGGAATATATAACAGTATTAGAATACTTAGGGAGGGGAAAAGTCCCGCCCGTTTTTCATGAACTACACTATCATCTCGCGTGGTTAACGGATGCAGCAGGGCATGCTGGTTCTATTTCAGGCGGATTAGATGTTGTGGAAAAAGGATTGAAGGAGAAAAGTGATTTGTTTGCTAAACATTTTGAACAATTTTATTTAAAAGCAGTTGAAATGACAGGTTATTTACGGGCAGAACTGAAACATTTTCCAGCTTTGAAGAAGTTTACAAAAGACGTTTCACTAGAGCTAAAGTTATTCTCGCATTTCCTTCGAGAAGTAGAAGAATTAGAGTTGTCTGAGCAAATATTAAGTTCATTATCAGCCAGGATGGCGGATCATATGGCGAGGGAGGAGTGTTACTATTTATTGAAGTTAGCACAATCCTCAGGGTTAGAGATACCGAAATGTAATCCGCTTTAA
- a CDS encoding amino acid permease gives MEMKTKGGEFKVKSLLRKKALSTESPRQLDRTLTALDLTFLGIGAVIGTGIFVLTGIVAAKHSGPGIMLSFLIAAFTCACVAFCYAEFASSIPVSGSVYTYAYMTVGEVVAFIVGWCLMLEYLLAVAAVAVGWSGYLQSLLQGFNIHLPTIISSAPGTGKGGLIDLPAVCILLLITGLLSFGIRESARINNVMVLIKLAVIIAFIVAGAKYVKPENWTPFIPFGYDGIITGAATVFFAFLGFDAIATAAEETKKPQRDLPIGIIGSLLICTVLYMIVSFVLTGMVPYTQLDVSDPVAFALHFVGEDTIAGLLAVGAMTGMTTVLLVVMYGQVRVSYAMSRDGLLPKALSRVNKKVKIPLLNTWITGVFAALLAGLLDLHLLANLVNIGTLTAFAFVCFAVLILRKTHPDLKRGFRTPFVPVLPVVAILCCLYLMINLSTTTWISFAVWLIVGLCFYFFYSRKHSHLATEKTNDETKKA, from the coding sequence ATGGAAATGAAAACTAAAGGAGGAGAGTTCAAAGTGAAGTCATTATTACGAAAAAAAGCGCTTAGTACTGAATCACCACGACAGCTAGATCGAACATTAACGGCACTTGATTTAACGTTTTTAGGAATCGGCGCCGTAATTGGGACAGGGATTTTTGTATTAACAGGTATCGTAGCGGCAAAACATTCTGGCCCTGGTATTATGCTATCATTCCTTATTGCTGCATTTACTTGTGCTTGTGTAGCCTTTTGTTATGCCGAATTTGCTTCTTCTATTCCTGTCTCAGGAAGTGTGTATACTTACGCATACATGACAGTCGGGGAAGTCGTCGCCTTTATCGTTGGTTGGTGTTTAATGCTCGAATATTTACTCGCTGTTGCAGCGGTAGCTGTTGGCTGGTCTGGATACTTACAATCATTGCTTCAAGGGTTCAATATACACCTTCCCACCATTATTTCCTCGGCCCCTGGTACAGGAAAAGGTGGTCTCATTGATTTACCAGCTGTTTGTATTTTACTTCTCATTACTGGGCTTTTAAGTTTTGGTATACGCGAAAGCGCACGCATTAATAATGTTATGGTCCTTATCAAATTAGCAGTTATTATCGCCTTTATCGTAGCAGGCGCAAAATATGTAAAGCCTGAAAATTGGACACCGTTCATTCCATTCGGGTACGACGGTATTATTACCGGAGCTGCGACTGTCTTCTTCGCCTTTTTAGGTTTTGATGCAATCGCAACCGCGGCAGAAGAAACGAAAAAACCGCAGCGTGATTTACCAATTGGCATTATAGGTTCCCTTCTTATTTGTACAGTTTTATACATGATCGTATCTTTCGTTTTAACAGGCATGGTTCCTTATACGCAATTAGACGTTTCTGATCCAGTTGCATTTGCACTACATTTCGTTGGCGAAGATACTATTGCAGGGCTACTTGCAGTTGGTGCGATGACAGGAATGACAACCGTTCTTTTAGTCGTTATGTATGGACAAGTTCGTGTTTCTTATGCAATGAGCCGAGACGGCTTACTCCCAAAAGCGTTATCACGCGTAAATAAAAAAGTTAAAATCCCTTTACTAAACACATGGATTACTGGGGTATTTGCAGCTTTATTAGCAGGACTTTTAGACCTACATTTACTAGCGAATTTAGTAAATATCGGTACGTTAACAGCCTTCGCATTCGTTTGCTTTGCTGTACTTATTTTACGGAAAACTCATCCTGACTTAAAACGCGGATTCCGTACACCTTTCGTACCTGTATTGCCAGTTGTCGCGATTCTTTGCTGTTTATATTTAATGATCAATTTGTCTACAACGACATGGATTAGCTTTGCAGTTTGGCTTATAGTCGGCTTATGCTTCTATTTCTTCTACTCTAGAAAACATAGTCATTTAGCTACTGAAAAAACAAATGATGAGACGAAAAAAGCATAA
- a CDS encoding YkvA family protein yields the protein MKKLFSRLRVVFHVRRFVPFLFDFFTSKEVSIKKKILSIAFLVGYVAMPLDLIPDFLPFIGILDDIGIVLFILNRIVKMAPVQLQEKHNVNVG from the coding sequence ATGAAAAAACTTTTTAGTAGATTAAGAGTTGTATTCCATGTCCGCCGTTTTGTTCCATTCCTATTTGACTTTTTTACTTCAAAAGAGGTTTCAATAAAGAAGAAAATTTTATCTATTGCTTTTTTAGTTGGTTATGTAGCGATGCCGCTCGATTTAATTCCAGACTTCCTACCGTTTATTGGTATTTTAGATGATATTGGAATTGTGTTATTTATTTTGAATCGAATTGTAAAGATGGCGCCAGTGCAATTACAAGAAAAGCATAACGTAAACGTAGGATAG
- a CDS encoding VOC family protein codes for MEGITTCIVLESKNLKETLYFYEGILGFKPSKERPQLHVTGVWYDVGLTRICFVVNRNLRGREKVANSSCELITFSISDMEKVKRKLQFYKISFAEEQHADGVVITLYDPDCYKLQISSEA; via the coding sequence ATGGAAGGCATTACAACATGTATCGTATTAGAATCAAAAAATTTAAAGGAAACATTGTATTTTTATGAAGGGATTTTAGGCTTTAAACCAAGCAAGGAGAGACCTCAACTACATGTAACAGGTGTTTGGTATGACGTTGGTTTAACGAGAATTTGTTTTGTAGTAAATCGGAATTTACGAGGGCGAGAGAAGGTTGCTAATTCTTCGTGTGAATTAATAACCTTTTCAATTTCTGATATGGAAAAAGTAAAGAGAAAATTACAGTTTTACAAAATATCTTTTGCGGAAGAACAGCATGCGGATGGGGTGGTAATTACTCTTTATGATCCAGATTGCTATAAGCTTCAAATTTCATCAGAGGCATGA